One genomic region from Muriicola soli encodes:
- a CDS encoding DUF4199 domain-containing protein, with protein MEQNQPKIGKFSLNYGLILGGISVVFALMLFFVDAHTSQDSTSQIIGIAIAVAVTLWGIFNFKKANGGLLSIGQAIKLGILISLISGVIYVIYMMVLANVLDPEFVTTIAENNRAAAQEAGVMTAAQIEQQYEGTLNYFWFSYPVILILNVIIGLVIGLVGGLIFKKS; from the coding sequence ATGGAACAAAATCAACCTAAAATCGGGAAGTTCTCCCTTAATTACGGCTTGATCCTCGGAGGAATCAGCGTGGTTTTTGCCCTTATGCTCTTCTTCGTTGATGCGCATACGAGCCAGGATAGTACCAGTCAGATAATTGGAATAGCCATAGCTGTAGCTGTTACATTGTGGGGAATATTTAATTTTAAAAAGGCTAATGGAGGTTTGTTATCAATTGGACAAGCTATAAAATTGGGAATCTTAATCTCACTAATATCAGGCGTAATTTATGTTATCTATATGATGGTTCTCGCCAATGTCCTGGATCCGGAATTTGTTACCACAATTGCTGAAAATAACAGGGCCGCGGCACAGGAGGCTGGAGTGATGACAGCTGCTCAGATAGAGCAACAATACGAAGGAACCCTCAATTACTTCTGGTTTTCTTACCCGGTCATCCTTATTTTAAACGTAATCATTGGCCTGGTAATCGGATTAGTAGGTGGTCTAATATTTAAAAAATCGTAA
- a CDS encoding DUF4199 domain-containing protein: MEQNQPKTGKFALNFGVFLGVVSVVFSLMLFSLDMHYQGGIAVMLVSILITLAFIVLGMIQFKKANNGYMSFGQALKIGVGIGLIGAVIGVLFNQVLINFIDPETMTKAMEYQRQQLEVAGLSSQQIDAQMEMAEKFSSPFIQIAIGLVGSIILSFLVSLIPALILKKTE; this comes from the coding sequence ATGGAACAAAATCAACCTAAAACAGGCAAATTCGCTTTAAACTTCGGAGTCTTTCTGGGGGTAGTATCAGTAGTCTTCTCTCTCATGCTCTTTTCTCTGGATATGCATTATCAAGGGGGTATTGCCGTAATGTTAGTGAGCATTTTAATCACGCTTGCATTTATTGTACTGGGAATGATTCAATTCAAAAAAGCCAATAATGGCTATATGAGTTTTGGGCAGGCCCTGAAGATTGGTGTGGGAATTGGCCTTATTGGCGCCGTCATTGGTGTTCTTTTTAATCAGGTCCTGATCAACTTTATCGACCCTGAAACGATGACTAAAGCCATGGAATACCAGCGTCAGCAATTGGAGGTAGCCGGACTTTCATCTCAGCAAATTGATGCGCAAATGGAAATGGCCGAAAAGTTTTCTTCTCCGTTTATCCAGATTGCTATTGGCCTTGTAGGCAGCATTATACTTAGTTTTCTGGTATCATTAATACCTGCCTTAATCCTCAAAAAAACGGAATAG
- a CDS encoding glycosyltransferase family 2 protein yields the protein MSLSIVIPLLNEEESLKELHDWIVSVMQSNHFLYEILFIDDGSTDNSWEVITRLAAGNENIKGIRFLKNFGKSQALHAGFRQASGDIVITMDADLQDNPEEIPELVRMIEEENYDLVSGWKKKRYDHALTKNIPSKLFNWAARRTSGVKLHDFNCGIKAFRKEVIKNIEVSGEMHRYIPVLVKNAGFSKIGEKVVQHQARKFGKTKFGADRFINGFLDLITIWFVSKFGKRPMHLFGALGVLMFIIGSGFALYLGIDKVFINPTGRLLSQRPQFYVALTAMIIGTQFFLAGFLGEIMVRSRKNEPRYKISREINLAQREKEYTP from the coding sequence ATGAGCTTATCTATTGTCATTCCTTTACTTAACGAAGAAGAATCTTTAAAAGAACTCCATGATTGGATTGTATCGGTGATGCAGTCCAATCATTTTTTATACGAAATCCTCTTTATAGACGATGGCAGTACCGACAACTCCTGGGAGGTAATAACCCGGCTGGCTGCCGGCAATGAGAACATCAAAGGAATTCGGTTTCTCAAAAATTTTGGAAAATCGCAGGCCCTGCACGCCGGTTTCAGACAGGCATCAGGCGATATTGTGATTACCATGGATGCCGATCTTCAAGACAATCCAGAAGAAATCCCGGAGCTTGTCCGGATGATAGAGGAGGAAAACTATGACCTGGTGTCGGGCTGGAAGAAGAAACGCTACGACCACGCCCTTACAAAAAACATCCCGTCTAAGCTCTTTAATTGGGCTGCGCGAAGAACCTCTGGGGTGAAATTGCACGACTTTAATTGCGGGATAAAGGCTTTCAGGAAAGAAGTGATCAAAAACATAGAAGTCTCAGGAGAGATGCACAGGTATATTCCTGTTCTGGTGAAGAATGCGGGATTTTCAAAAATTGGAGAGAAAGTAGTACAACACCAGGCGAGGAAGTTTGGCAAAACTAAATTTGGAGCAGATCGGTTTATCAACGGTTTTCTGGATCTGATCACCATATGGTTCGTTTCCAAATTCGGCAAAAGACCGATGCACCTCTTCGGGGCACTCGGTGTACTCATGTTTATTATTGGTTCCGGATTTGCCCTTTATCTGGGGATCGACAAGGTTTTTATTAATCCAACAGGCCGATTGTTGAGTCAGCGCCCTCAATTCTATGTGGCACTCACCGCTATGATCATAGGTACGCAATTCTTCTTAGCCGGCTTTTTGGGAGAGATCATGGTTCGATCCAGAAAAAACGAACCACGCTATAAGATTTCCAGGGAAATCAACCTGGCTCAGAGGGAAAAAGAATATACGCCCTAA
- a CDS encoding phospho-sugar mutase, with product MNDILTTAKSWLTDFFDPAVKKEIQHLIENDPEELKDRFYKNMEFGTGGMRGIMGVGTNRINKYTLGKSTQGLSNYLHRVYPDAELKVVIAYDCRHNSDTLARTVAEVFSANNIKVYLFSDLRTTPELSFAVRYLDCQAGVVLTASHNPPEYNGYKVYWTDGGQIVPPQDGEIIAEINRLSVEDVRFKAKDDFIELIDKQVDEAFINASVKNGDFNAPGKEDFSIVFTSLHGTSITAIPEVLSRAGYSKVTIIAEQAEPDGNFPTVVSPNPEEPEALTLAMKKAEEIGADMVVGTDPDSDRLGIAVRNLQGKMELLNGNQTMVLMTKFLLDQQKKKGMKGNEFIASTIVSTPMMQSLASAYDVECKTSLTGFKWIAKMIVDHPDQHFVGGGEESFGFMVGDFVRDKDAVTSTLLACEIGATAKANGKSFYQELIQCYADYGLYKERLISLTKKGISGAEEIREMMQDFKENPVKSLDGSKVITVDDYNTSTSTDIKTGKVSAIDLPKSNVLIYTTEDGTRMAARPSGTEPKIKFYFSVNSTLEQTNAYNEGNKALEDKLDRIVSELKLD from the coding sequence ATGAATGACATACTAACGACCGCCAAAAGCTGGCTAACCGATTTTTTTGATCCTGCCGTAAAAAAGGAGATTCAACACCTTATTGAAAACGATCCGGAAGAACTCAAGGATCGATTCTATAAGAATATGGAATTTGGTACCGGTGGAATGCGTGGCATCATGGGAGTAGGAACAAACCGGATCAATAAATACACTCTCGGAAAAAGTACGCAGGGACTCAGCAACTACCTGCACAGGGTATACCCCGATGCTGAGCTTAAAGTAGTAATCGCCTACGATTGCCGCCACAACAGTGACACACTGGCCCGTACCGTTGCCGAAGTTTTCTCTGCCAACAATATTAAAGTTTACCTCTTTTCAGATCTGCGGACCACCCCGGAGTTATCCTTCGCCGTACGTTATCTGGACTGCCAGGCCGGCGTAGTGCTCACCGCTTCACATAATCCGCCTGAATACAATGGGTATAAAGTATACTGGACCGATGGTGGGCAGATTGTACCGCCTCAGGACGGGGAGATTATCGCCGAGATCAACAGGCTGTCTGTGGAAGATGTACGTTTTAAGGCAAAAGATGACTTTATAGAGCTTATTGATAAACAGGTTGATGAGGCTTTTATAAATGCTTCAGTGAAAAATGGAGATTTCAATGCTCCGGGAAAAGAAGATTTTTCTATAGTCTTTACTTCCCTTCACGGCACATCAATTACGGCCATCCCAGAAGTACTCAGCAGGGCCGGATACAGCAAAGTTACTATCATAGCGGAACAGGCAGAGCCCGACGGGAACTTCCCAACCGTGGTATCACCCAATCCCGAAGAGCCTGAGGCATTGACACTCGCCATGAAAAAGGCCGAAGAAATAGGCGCAGACATGGTAGTAGGAACTGATCCCGACAGTGACCGATTGGGGATTGCGGTGCGCAATCTGCAAGGTAAAATGGAATTATTGAATGGGAATCAGACTATGGTCCTCATGACTAAATTCCTGCTAGATCAGCAAAAGAAAAAAGGCATGAAAGGCAACGAATTCATTGCCTCCACCATAGTTTCAACACCAATGATGCAAAGTCTGGCTTCCGCATATGATGTAGAATGCAAGACCTCTCTAACCGGGTTTAAATGGATAGCCAAAATGATAGTTGACCACCCTGATCAACATTTTGTAGGGGGAGGAGAAGAGAGTTTCGGGTTTATGGTAGGCGATTTTGTACGCGATAAGGATGCTGTTACTTCTACCCTACTCGCCTGTGAAATAGGTGCTACAGCCAAAGCAAATGGGAAGTCGTTCTACCAGGAACTCATCCAATGTTATGCAGACTACGGGCTTTATAAAGAGCGACTTATTTCCCTGACAAAAAAAGGAATTTCAGGAGCCGAAGAGATTCGTGAAATGATGCAGGACTTCAAGGAGAATCCAGTTAAATCCCTGGATGGCTCCAAGGTTATAACGGTAGACGACTACAACACTTCTACCTCAACGGATATCAAAACCGGAAAAGTATCGGCCATAGACCTGCCAAAGTCAAATGTCCTGATCTACACTACGGAAGATGGTACCCGGATGGCTGCCAGACCCAGTGGAACTGAACCTAAAATAAAATTTTATTTCAGTGTAAATTCCACCTTGGAGCAGACCAATGCTTACAATGAAGGGAATAAGGCATTGGAAGATAAGTTGGATAGAATAGTAAGCGAATTGAAATTGGATTGA
- a CDS encoding ABC transporter ATP-binding protein, with translation MNYFKKILRFATPYKKFAYLNIFFNILYALFSALSFVALIPMLKVLFNQTTKIYTEPTYQGIGNLEDYLKGYLNYWVTTYSGEDEMKALVFVIALVLILFLLKNVFNYLAMYFITFLRNGVLKDIRNRMYQKITDLPISFYSEKRKGDVIARITSDVLEIQHSFLSILELLVREPLTILFTIAVMFFISVKLTLFVFIFIPLAGMIISRIGKSLKKKSDRVQKEQGEFLSIVEETLGGLRVIKAFNSESRFYKVFSASTERFFHFSNKLLNRQNLASPTGEFLGIMVIGVLLWFGGKMVLVDKTLDASSFIAYMGLAYNILTPAKAISKASYGVKKGNAAAERVLEILETENPIKEVKDPIHATEFNSSLTLENIAFKYEDDWVLKDFNLELTKGKTVALVGQSGSGKSTVANLVTRFYDVDQGQITIDGTDIKLLSKRSLRELMGLVTQESILFNDTVRNNISLGKEGASEEEIIEAAKIANAHDFISELPMGYDTNIGDSGNKLSGGQKQRLSIARAVLKNPPIMILDEATSALDTESERLVQEALDKLMQNRTSLVIAHRLSTIQKADSIVVMEKGKILEIGTHEVLLKQKGVYFKLVAMQSFD, from the coding sequence ATGAACTACTTCAAGAAAATCCTGCGTTTTGCAACGCCCTATAAGAAATTCGCTTATCTCAATATCTTTTTCAATATTCTTTACGCGCTTTTTAGTGCCCTGTCTTTCGTTGCCCTGATCCCTATGCTCAAGGTTCTTTTTAACCAGACAACTAAGATCTACACAGAACCCACCTATCAAGGCATCGGGAATTTGGAAGACTATTTAAAGGGGTATTTGAACTATTGGGTAACCACTTACTCAGGAGAAGATGAAATGAAAGCCCTTGTTTTCGTTATTGCCCTGGTGTTAATCTTGTTCCTCTTAAAAAACGTCTTTAATTACCTGGCCATGTACTTTATCACCTTCCTCAGAAACGGGGTGCTGAAAGATATCAGGAACAGGATGTATCAAAAAATCACAGACCTTCCTATTTCCTTCTATTCGGAAAAACGGAAAGGGGATGTAATCGCCAGAATTACCTCAGATGTGTTGGAAATCCAGCACTCCTTCCTTTCCATACTGGAATTACTGGTTCGGGAACCTCTAACGATACTATTCACCATAGCAGTGATGTTCTTTATCAGCGTAAAACTCACCCTCTTTGTATTTATTTTTATCCCCCTTGCGGGGATGATCATATCCAGGATCGGGAAATCCCTGAAAAAGAAATCGGATCGGGTTCAAAAAGAACAGGGAGAATTCCTGTCGATTGTTGAGGAGACTTTAGGGGGGCTAAGAGTGATTAAGGCATTTAATTCAGAATCTAGGTTTTACAAGGTGTTTTCAGCTTCCACCGAACGCTTCTTCCATTTTTCCAATAAGCTCCTCAACAGGCAAAATCTCGCTTCGCCCACAGGGGAATTCCTGGGTATTATGGTGATTGGTGTGCTTCTTTGGTTTGGCGGGAAGATGGTCCTGGTTGATAAAACACTTGATGCTTCTTCCTTTATCGCGTATATGGGTTTGGCTTACAATATCCTTACCCCTGCTAAAGCCATAAGTAAGGCCTCCTACGGCGTAAAGAAGGGAAATGCCGCAGCTGAAAGGGTTCTTGAGATCTTAGAAACTGAAAATCCGATTAAGGAAGTTAAAGATCCTATTCATGCCACTGAATTCAACTCCTCCCTCACCCTTGAAAATATTGCCTTTAAATACGAAGATGACTGGGTCCTGAAGGACTTCAATCTGGAACTTACGAAGGGTAAAACCGTAGCCCTGGTGGGGCAGTCGGGCAGTGGAAAAAGTACGGTTGCTAACCTGGTTACCCGATTCTACGATGTTGACCAGGGGCAGATTACCATAGACGGTACGGATATTAAGTTACTATCAAAACGTTCCTTGAGAGAACTGATGGGGCTGGTTACCCAAGAGTCCATTTTATTCAATGATACGGTCCGCAATAATATCTCCCTCGGAAAGGAAGGCGCTTCTGAGGAAGAGATCATTGAGGCCGCAAAAATTGCCAATGCGCATGATTTTATTTCCGAGCTCCCGATGGGCTATGATACCAATATTGGGGATAGTGGAAATAAATTAAGTGGAGGGCAGAAACAGAGACTCTCCATTGCCAGGGCGGTCTTAAAAAACCCACCGATCATGATTCTGGATGAAGCCACTTCTGCTCTTGACACAGAAAGTGAGCGCCTGGTACAGGAAGCCCTTGACAAACTCATGCAAAACAGAACTTCTCTCGTGATTGCTCACCGGCTGTCTACCATCCAAAAAGCAGATTCCATCGTGGTTATGGAGAAGGGCAAGATACTGGAAATTGGCACCCATGAAGTCCTGTTAAAGCAAAAAGGAGTTTACTTCAAACTTGTGGCGATGCAGTCCTTCGACTGA